TCACCTTATGTCCGGCGACGCTCCCTCTGCCTGAAAAATTAGCGGATTTAGGAGAAACGGCAATTTTTTACTTTTTACGATATCGTCAAGTTTTTAATCTCAAAAACCAGTATGCTGTCTGTCCCCAGATTTCTGATTTCAGAGATTATCCATGGACACAGTTTTATTCTGGCTACCCAACAACCTCCAACTCGTATTCCGAATTGCCGAGGCCAAGCTTTTCAGCTTCCGCAATCTGCAGCCTGGCATCTTTTTTGTGGAGAAGGCTGAAGATATCCCACCCGTCCTTGGGAACAAGGTCTGAAGCCCTTGAGTCAGGCAGGGGACTTACTTTGCTCAATATGTCCAGGGTCGCCGTATCGATGGCAACAGGGTCATCGGAGATCAATATTCCCTGATCCTGGGCTACGGGCGGATCGGCAAGGGGCATGCAGTCACACTCAGGCTGCATCTCAAGAAGGAAATTTACGTACACAACCCTTCCCGGCTCAAATGTTTTCAGAACCGCACTCGCCCCTTCTGCAACGGCTTTCATGAAGAGCTCATGCGATACCGGGACGTCGATGGCCTCCATCGGGCATACCCGTGCGCATCTCCCGCAGCGCCAGCACTTGTCTTTGTCGACAGTGTAGACATTGTCCGGGAAGGTAATTGCTCCGATAGGGCATATATTCATGCAATTGAAACATAAGGTGCATTTTGTCTCATCCCATTGCATGGTCTCCCCCATGAGAAAATGCATCTTTCCCCTTCCCTGGTGCCAGTCGCCGTCCCGCGGGGCTGCAGATATACCGCCCATGGATATGTTTTTGATGGCCCCTCCCAGCACAGCCTGGATATGCCCTTTTACATGGGTCAGCACGACCATTGCTTTGGCATCGTGAATGGCAGAAGCGATGGCCGTCTCACCTAAAATCTCTCCGGCATCCACCTTGATGGAATCGTTCCCGAAGATCCCGTCTGCCATGATCACGGGCGCGCCGAGTGTCAGGTGCGTATATCCGGCATCTTTGGCAATCTCCAGATATTCATAGCCGGGAACCCTCACCGAATCAGTGACAAAGGGTTTGGCAGGTACCTTTTTTACTGCATCGACCACCTTCTTGACAAACTGGGGGCGGATGGTTTTGAAGGCACCATTATTGCCGAGGTGCATCTTCAATGGAACAAGCTCATCTTCAGGGATGTATTTTCCGAGATCGAACCGCCCCAGGAAGTTTTCGAATTTACCCATCAGCCCCGAGTCATAGGTGAAAGACTTGGATTGTGCAGTTATCTGATAGACCTTCGATTTCATATATACTCCTCCTCCCGATTATCCCTAAACAGCTATGATTCATATTTCCCAATAGATCTCTCCAACCTACCCCTTGATCCTCACAACCTCATTAACTGCCCTGCGGGTAGCTCTGAATGCGTTTTGTGGACTGGTCGTATCAATCTTGCCGATTGCTATGCCGATGCACACAGACAGGTTCTCTGGAATACCAAGTTCCTGGCGGACCAAATCAGGATACGATGCGAACTGGACCGCCACCGCTGTACCCAGCCCGTATTCGCATGCTATAAGCATAATGCTTTGCGATACGGCACCCAGATCGAACAAGGACCAGGGTGTCAGGGAACGGTCCATGCAAAGGAAGATCACGGCAGGGGCATCGAAAAAAAGGAAGTTCCGAACCATGAGATCGCGCATAACATTCCGGCCATTGCGGTCAAGTCCCAGGAACTCTGCGAGATCATGCATTAATTTCTCACTTCTTTCTTTCAGTGCCGGGGGCC
The DNA window shown above is from Aminivibrio sp. and carries:
- a CDS encoding DUF362 domain-containing protein — encoded protein: MKSKVYQITAQSKSFTYDSGLMGKFENFLGRFDLGKYIPEDELVPLKMHLGNNGAFKTIRPQFVKKVVDAVKKVPAKPFVTDSVRVPGYEYLEIAKDAGYTHLTLGAPVIMADGIFGNDSIKVDAGEILGETAIASAIHDAKAMVVLTHVKGHIQAVLGGAIKNISMGGISAAPRDGDWHQGRGKMHFLMGETMQWDETKCTLCFNCMNICPIGAITFPDNVYTVDKDKCWRCGRCARVCPMEAIDVPVSHELFMKAVAEGASAVLKTFEPGRVVYVNFLLEMQPECDCMPLADPPVAQDQGILISDDPVAIDTATLDILSKVSPLPDSRASDLVPKDGWDIFSLLHKKDARLQIAEAEKLGLGNSEYELEVVG
- a CDS encoding nitroreductase; protein product: MNIIDTMKSRFTCRAFTSEPIDNETILSIVEAARWAPSWGNTQPWEIFVANGESTDRLRKAYSERLSNGVPVNPDITRPLPKDWPPALKERSEKLMHDLAEFLGLDRNGRNVMRDLMVRNFLFFDAPAVIFLCMDRSLTPWSLFDLGAVSQSIMLIACEYGLGTAVAVQFASYPDLVRQELGIPENLSVCIGIAIGKIDTTSPQNAFRATRRAVNEVVRIKG